Proteins co-encoded in one Euleptes europaea isolate rEulEur1 chromosome 1, rEulEur1.hap1, whole genome shotgun sequence genomic window:
- the RHOA gene encoding transforming protein RhoA codes for MAAIRKKLVIVGDGACGKTCLLIVFSKDQFPEVYVPTVFENYVADIEVDGKQVELALWDTAGQEDYDRLRPLSYPDTDVILMCFSIDSPDSLENIPEKWTPEVKHFCPNVPIILVGNKKDLRNDEHTRRELAKMKQEPVKPEEGRDMANRIGAFGYMECSAKTKDGVREVFEMATRAALQARRGKKKSGCLLL; via the exons ATGGCAGCCATCCGGAAAAAGCTGGTTATAGTGGGTGATGGTGCCTGTGGCAAGACTTGTCTTCTCATTGTATTTAGTAAAGACCAGTTTCCTGAAGTTTATGTCCCCACAGTATTTGAAAATTACGTAGCAGATATTGAAGTTGATGGGAAGCAG GTGGAGTTGGCCTTATGGGATACAGCAGGACAAGAAGACTATGATCGACTTAGGCCTCTTTCATACCCAGACACTGATGTTATACTTATGTGTTTTTCAATTGATAGCCCTGATAGTTTAG AGAACATTCCAGAGAAGTGGACTCCAGAGGTAAAACATTTTTGCCCCAACGTACCCATCATCCTGGTAGGCAATAAGAAGGATTTGAGAAATGATGAACACACAAGACGGGAACTGGCCAAAATGAAGCAG GAACCAGTcaaacctgaagagggcagggatatGGCAAACCGCATTGGTGCTTTTGGATACATGGAGTGCAGTGCAAAGACCAAAGACGGTGTGAGGGAAGTTTTTGAAATGGCCACTAGAGCTGCTTTACAAGCCCGGCGTGGCAAGAAAAAATCTGGGTGCCTTCTCTTGTAA